A window of Henckelia pumila isolate YLH828 unplaced genomic scaffold, ASM3356847v2 CTG_466, whole genome shotgun sequence genomic DNA:
CAACTGCATGATGAGGTATACCGACTATTAGTGTTTTCTCATTGATAAGCCGATGCAAAGATGCTTGTTATTTTGGGATAAGAGACAAATTTCTCGTATTTGTGCATTAAAAGagcaaataaaaacaaaagcatGAAGGACAACCTTACCAAAACAGAATCAAACATCGGAAGAAAATCAACTTGATGTGTCACGAGTAAGACCGTCTTCGATGAGAGGGCTCCCATTACGTATTCCTGCGGAGCCTCATATCAGCTTGTAATGCATGATAATTAAAAGTAAAGCTTGTAGAGGAGGAAATGTTCTTACATTAAACAGGCTCGAGGCCGTGTGTGCATCGACAGCACTAAAAGGATCATCCAAGAGATATATATCAGAATCCTGATACAAAGCACGAGCAAGTTGAATACGTTGCTTCTGACCACCACTAAGATTAACTCCTCTCTCTCCTATCTCAGTCAAATCGCCATACGGTAGCAACTCAAGATCCTTTACAAGTGAGCACCTCTGTAGCGCATCTTGATATCTTTCTTTATCCAGGGCTGATCCAAAGAGAATATTTTCCCGAATACTTCCTGTTCGAATCCATGCTGTTTGAGAGACATAGGCAATAGTCCCATGTACTTGAACCTGAAAAAACATATCAGTGAACCACAGATTATTTTCAAATACATACCCGACTAATAGATAAAAGCGTGAAAACTCACAGTTCCCTTGGTTATTGGAACCTCTCCCAGAACGGATGCGAGAAGAGTCGATTTTCCAGAGCCCACCTCTCCACATATTGCAATCTTATCGCCAGCTTTAACACTCAAACTGATGTTTTGAAGAGTTGGTTTCAATGGATTCTCATCCCAAGACAGATTTGCTGAATTAAAAGAAATTTCACTAGTTGTACGAGTGTTCAGCGACTTAACTCTGACATTTTTGGAATCGAGCTCAGGCGCCTCGAGAAACTTCACTATCCTGGAAAATGCAACTTTAGCTTGAATAAACACTCCAATAACATCAGGAATACTTCTAACAGGGTCCTGAACCAGACGTAACGTAGCCACAAAAGTAAAAACGTTGCTTGAAGATAATGGAACACCAAGGATATAGCAAGCACCAAAGGTAGCTGCAGACACTATTAAAGGAGAAACCCAGAAAAGGAAGGTATTGTATGCTCTTCGCAGCTGAACAGCTGACAACCATTTCTCTTCAGCCAACCTAAGACTCTCTATTACATGCCGGAAATGAGTTTCCCATGCATATAACTTCAACACCTTCATGTTCGCTAGAGCCTCAGACATTGCCTTCAACCTTCCGTCCTGTGCCACCATAAGCTTCGTCTGGAACTTATGCTGTAACTTTGCGAGGGGAGTGTTGCAAAGAACGGTTACAATTATAACCGTCATGGATGCAAATGTTGCGAGTCCTACAGCTTGGTAGAGAATGATGATTGCTAGACAGAGTTGAAGGCTCGTTGTCCATATTTGATGGAACCAAAAGGGAAACTCTCCAATTCTGTATGCATCCACCGTAACAAAGTTCATTATCTCGCCACTTGAATAAATCATTTTAGCAGAATTCGATAACCTCAGTTGCTTCTGGTAAACAGCTGCTGTGAGTAGAGACTTCACCTTTAAACCAACTAGTCTGCTCCTGAAATACCATTGTCTTTGAGATACGGACTCGATGTTCTTCGTGAGAAAAAGTGTCACGACTAGTATATATCTCTCATATTTGAAACTTTCCTTTCCTTCGGCAACCTTAATGAAGGCTTGGAGCAACAAAGGACCGGCAGAGATCGTAACCACTTTCAGAAATGCAAAGAATCCGGAAATGAGGATCTCTTTCCAATGACATAATAGGATCGTCTTTAGTACCGACTGCCCTTTTTCGTTCAAAATCTCGGTATATAACAAGTAGCATGACTCCGCACGATCATCCTCACGTAACTTGGGGATATCTTCCTCGTCCAGAGTTTTATCCCTCCCCTTTTTCATCAATGGATTCAACCACCAAAACGTGTACTTGCTCAAGAAGCTAGCTTTTGCGAATCCGGTCACATGGGAACCAGAACAAGTTTTACTTCCGCCATTGGCCGAGCCGAGCAATGGATCATAAAGACCATTTTTGTCACCATCTTCATATCTGAAACCTTTATACGTACATAATACCAAGAAAGTAGAACCTATGAAGTACAAAACATCCAAAACCATCTTAACCGACACCTTCTTTTCCAGAATGGCGGTAAACAGAGATAACCCACAAGTGATACCAGCAATAAGGAACCCAAGAATCGATATAAGCCTCACAGGGGATCTTGGAAAACGCTGCCCCCAAAGGCTCAAGGTTAGCCCCAGAAACAACCAACTCAACCCATGGAAAACGAACAGCATCCACCAATGCACGGACACAAAAGCTCCGTTTCTTCTCAACTTCTCTTCCAAAATCCAGACTCCAAATGATAAACAAACGAATCCCAGAAGACCATTTATGATAGCCGACGCTATCTGCAATCTTGAAATGTTCCTAATATATGCAGAAATCTGCGAGGATTTGGACGATTTCTTGGACATAATAGTGAACAAGAGCATGACCAGGAGCACTAAATCAAAACAGATAATTAACGCGTGGTTGATGCAAGAAGAAGGGTTCATTACAGAGATGAAATCCACACAAGAACTCTCATGGCTACTCGAACAATTGGACCCACCGCAAAACACAGTCCAAAGATGATCCATGTCTATTCCTATTCCTCACACCTGGACCAATCCACAGTAGCCAGAATCAACATGTAAATGAAGCTAATCCCAAGTGCTCTAGATTGATGAATTTTCCCATTTCAACTATACAAATGATAGGATGTCagaaatgataaattaaattaaaataccaaaaaaaCCAACGCCGCCGGGATCAGAATCAGTCACAAAGCAACGAAGTGAAACGAAACTGCATGCCTCCTGTTGTTCTTTTGTAAACAACCTTCTAGCAAATAAACTACTAATACAAGATTGAGTTTTTTATTGCAAAAAAAGGCATTCCGAAATCTTAACAATCACGATTAAAATACGCAATGAACGAAGCAGTATtcgacaaaaatatatatagaaaatcAGACACACGAAGTCTCTTTCCCAGAAATTATTATTCTTTGGAACTGATTGCCTATTTGCCTACGTCGCCGTTGTCATTAAATGCTGACACCTGTCTTGTACAATAAAAATCGATTTCCAAAATTGATCCATGTCAATGAAAATTCATGGATCTTGTCTagtcaaattaaaattattattatgaatatatTGTGAGGATATTAT
This region includes:
- the LOC140872547 gene encoding ABC transporter C family member 10-like; protein product: MDHLWTVFCGGSNCSSSHESSCVDFISVMNPSSCINHALIICFDLVLLVMLLFTIMSKKSSKSSQISAYIRNISRLQIASAIINGLLGFVCLSFGVWILEEKLRRNGAFVSVHWWMLFVFHGLSWLFLGLTLSLWGQRFPRSPVRLISILGFLIAGITCGLSLFTAILEKKVSVKMVLDVLYFIGSTFLVLCTYKGFRYEDGDKNGLYDPLLGSANGGSKTCSGSHVTGFAKASFLSKYTFWWLNPLMKKGRDKTLDEEDIPKLREDDRAESCYLLYTEILNEKGQSVLKTILLCHWKEILISGFFAFLKVVTISAGPLLLQAFIKVAEGKESFKYERYILVVTLFLTKNIESVSQRQWYFRSRLVGLKVKSLLTAAVYQKQLRLSNSAKMIYSSGEIMNFVTVDAYRIGEFPFWFHQIWTTSLQLCLAIIILYQAVGLATFASMTVIIVTVLCNTPLAKLQHKFQTKLMVAQDGRLKAMSEALANMKVLKLYAWETHFRHVIESLRLAEEKWLSAVQLRRAYNTFLFWVSPLIVSAATFGACYILGVPLSSSNVFTFVATLRLVQDPVRSIPDVIGVFIQAKVAFSRIVKFLEAPELDSKNVRVKSLNTRTTSEISFNSANLSWDENPLKPTLQNISLSVKAGDKIAICGEVGSGKSTLLASVLGEVPITKGTVQVHGTIAYVSQTAWIRTGSIRENILFGSALDKERYQDALQRCSLVKDLELLPYGDLTEIGERGVNLSGGQKQRIQLARALYQDSDIYLLDDPFSAVDAHTASSLFNEYVMGALSSKTVLLVTHQVDFLPMFDSVLLMSNGEILQASPYSQLLASCQEFRELVNAHKETAGSERLSQVTASRNREASSKEIDKASAEKKDQNLGGDQLIKKEEREVGDTGLKPYILYLNQNKGFLFFAMAAFSHLTFVIAQILQNSWMAANVDDPNVSSLRLIVLYLVIGAVASIFLLVRSIATVVLNMESSRALFSQLLISLFRAPMSFYDSTPLGRILSRVSSDLSIVDLDIAFNLLFTFGATSNCYSSLIVLAVITWQVLFVSIPMIFLAIRLQRYYFSSAKELMRINGTTKSFVANHLTESIAGVVTIRAFQQEDRFFAKNLELIDINGSPFFHYFSANEWLIQRLETLSATVLAFAGLCMVLLPTGTFTSGFIGMALSYGLSLNISLVFSINNQCTLANCIVSVERLDQYMHIPSEAPEVIEQNRPPVNWPTEGKVEIQNLQIKYRPDSPLVLRGISCTFEGGHKIGIVGRTGSGKTTLTAALFRLVEPAGGKIIVDGINISTIGIHDLRSRFGIIPQDPTLFKGTVRYNLDPLGRHTEQELWEILGKCQLKEAVQEKEEGLDSPVVEDGSNWSMGQRQLFCLGRALLRRSKILVLDEATASIDNATDMFLQKTIRTEFADCTVITVAHRIPTVMDCTMVLAISDGKVVEYDDPMTLMKNEESLFGQLVKEYWSRHNSVE